In the Bombiscardovia apis genome, CGGAGCCGCCACCATCAACAGCTCAGCCAGCCCAGCCCAGTACGCCCAACCCAACCCCGACATAGCCTCCACACCCAGCAAAGACCAAAACTACAATGCCAACACAGGCACCATGACATGGGACAAAACCATGCCCGGAGATTACAAATTCAACTTCTATCATTCCAGCCCAATGGCATTCGGCAATTTCATATACTCCGGCACATTCTCGCAACACGTACCCGGACATATCGTCAGCTTCGACCCCAACGGAGGAAGCCCAGCACCAGACGACCAAGCCCACCACACCGGCGAACTCGTCGCACCACCAAACCGACCCACCAACGCAGACCAACTCATTGAAGGCTGGTACAACACAGCCACCGGAACCAAATGGAACTTCGACACCGACACCGTCACAGCTGACATCACCCTACAAGCACACTGGATACCAGCCATGACACTACCCACCGCGGGCAGTAGACCACGGTTACGTATGACTGGGGTTGCTTTGCTTCTCAGCTCGGCGGTTACTGGTATTGAGCTAGCCCGTCGTAAGTGGAGATGTCAGCTCTTGCGATAAAGGTTTGCGGTAAAACTTTGCTGGCTAGGCTAAGGTTGTTCACTTACTGTACTCGCGGGGAATTAGCCTAGTGCATTGTGCTTTCGTAAGCTAGCTATCTTTCAGAGAAAATGCTCTGTTCCACCACACTACATTGGCAGCATCGTCAGTTTCATAGGCAAGTATGTAGCGCACAAGTCACGCTTTACCGAAGGACAATGCACAACTGCGGCAGGGCCTGTAAGTAAGACCTGCCGCAGTTTGATAGGGAATCGTTGGTACCGTCAGCTTATTGGAGGCCAGCAATCCTATCTGCGATTGTTTGCGCTGCTTCGGATTCGGAAACTGAGACCGAGTCGGAGCCGTCGCGGTTGCGGATTTCGATAGTGCCGTCGGACATGGTGTCACGGCCTACAATGGCAACCAGGGGAACGCCGATGAGCTCGGAGTCCTTGAACTTCACGCCCGGGGAAACCTTGGGGCGGTCGTCGTAGATGACCTCAATGCCGCGCTCTTCCAAAGCAGCAACCAGCTGCTCGGCCTTCTCGAAGACCTCTGCCTGCTTACCGGTAGCCAAGACGTGAACCTGAGCCGGGGCCACAACTGCGGGCCAGGCCAAGCCCTTGTCGTCGTGGTGAGACTCGGCAATGCAAGCCAGCACACGGGAGACGCCAATGCCGTAGCAGCCCATCCACACGGGCACGGCCTTACCGTTTTGGTCAAGGACCTTCAAGTCCAGGGCCTTCGAGTATTTGAGACCCAGCTGGAAGACCTGGCCGATTTCCACGCCGCGCTCGAAGCTCAGGGGGCCGGAGCCATCGGGGCTCATATCGCCCTGACGCACTTCGACAGCCTCAACCATGCCGTCGGCCTTGAAATCGCGCCCGTAGACCGCATGGAATACGTGCATACCTTCTTGATCGGCGCCGGTAATCCACTCAGAGCCTTCGGCCACGTGGGCATCCACCAAGTAGCGCACGGGCTCTTCGATGCCGTCTGCATCCTTGGCCTGAGGACCCAGCACCATCGGCCCAATATAGCCCTTCACGAACTCGGGGTGAGCCTTCAAATCTTCTTCGTTAGCCTCTTCAATCTCGGCAGGCGCAAATTGGGCTTCCAAACGCTTCATATTAACTTGGCGATCGCCCGGTAGCCCAATGGCCACAATTTCGCGCCAGGGCTTGTCGTGCTCGTCATCTTCAGCATGCTTGACGGCAATAATCAAGTTCTTCAAAGTGTCAGCGGCAGTCCACTCTCGCCCGTTCTCGCGGGGGTGGAGAGCGTTGGCCTGAGCCACCAGAGACTCAATGGTCTTGGAATCTGGCGTATCCAGTGCCTTCATCGCCGGCGTGCTCGTGCAGTCAATGCGCTCGACCGCAGGAGTCGTCAGCGCTTCCACATTCCAAGCCTTGCCCGAAGGAGCCAGCGCAAAGGTATCTTCACCAATGGCCAGTGGAGCCAGGAACTCCTCGGATTCAGAGCCGCCCATAGGCCCGGAAACCGCGTGAACAATCACATAGTTCAAGTCCAGCTTCTTGAAGATGCGCTCGTAAGCACCGCGCTCGTCTTGGTAAGCCTTCTGGAGCCCCTCCTCGTCGACGGTAAAGGAATAAGCATCCTTCATCACGAACTCGCGGCCGCGCACCAGTCCTGCCCGCGGGCGGAATTCGTCGCGGTACTTGGTCTGAATCTGGTACAAAGTTACCGGCAGGTCTTTGTAAGACGAGTACATGTCTTTGACCAGCAGGGTAAACATTTCCTCATGCGTAGGTGCCAGCAGGTAGTCAGCCCCGTGGCGGTCTTTCAAGCGGAAGATGTTGTCACCATACTCCTCCCAGCGGTGGGTGGCCTCGAAAGGTTCGCGCGGCAGCAGGGCCGGGAAGTGCACTTCCTGAGCGCCAATGCCGTTAATCTCTTCACGAACAACGGCCTCTACCTTGCTCAGAACGCGAAGGCCGAGCGGCAGCCAAGTCCAAATGCCAGGCGCAGCCTTGCGGATATAGCCCGCGCGCTGCAAGAGCCGAGCCGAGTCGACATCAGCATCGGCTGGGTCCTCACGCAGGGTGCGCAAAAAGAGTGTTGACATACGTAATGCAGTGGATTTCATACCCCAAGAATATGCGCTTTCAGCGACAAGCGCAGGCCTCGGCAGCGCAAAGCACGCAAACTCGCTGTGCGGCGCAAACGAGGCAAATACTACTTCCGCACAGCAGCATGCTACCGTAATATCAACGAAAGGCAAGGATATGGTAGATTACAGCCACAGCATGAGTTCTCGGACAGACCAGGAAAGCATGCAGCTCCTGCTCAGCGCAGACCCTTCGCAAGCCGCTATCGAAGCGTATATCGGCAAGTGCGAACTGCATCAATTCCGCGCCGATAACCAGCTGACCGGAGTGCTGGCGCTGCTGCCAACTCGGCCAGAAACGATGGAGATTGTCAACATTGCGGTAGCGCAAGATTACCAGCAGCAGGGCTTAGGAACCCACATGGTGCGTTTTGCCCAACAACGAGCCGCGCAATTAGGCATGAAACGGTTAGAAGTCGGCACAGGCTCAACCAGCTTCGCCGCCCTAGCCCTCTACCAAAAGTGCGGTTTAAGAATGAGCTGGATAGACCGCGACTATTTCGTAGACCGCTACCCAGAGCCGCTCACAGAAAACGGCATCCCCCTACGCGACATGGTCCGTCTCTCCTGCCCTATCCCCTGTGCCACCTTAAACGAATAAACTTGCTGAGCATTTTCCTTGTTTACTCCCTTTTGAAAAGTTCAAGGCGACGATGACCGCAAAACTCACTCAGTAGTTTTGTTCAACAATTGCTTATAGCCACCTTTTAGAGATATAATAGATATATCATAGATACAAAGGGGGTGATATGGATTCGAGTACGACCCTAAGAAAAGCATGACGAATCTCGCCAAGCATGGCATAGATTTTGAGCAAGCCCAAGAGTTGTGGGACAACGACATCGTTACGTTCGCAACAAAGCCCATGAATGACGAGGCGCAGTACCTTAACCTTGGAATAATTGCTGGCAAACATTGGACTGCCATTACTACCCTACGCGGTAATCGTATACGTATTATCTCTGTACGACGTTCCAGAAAAAAAGGAGGAAAGTATTTATGAGAGCACACAAGCAAGCCATAACAGCGGCTGAAATCGATCGCAGATTCGACGATGGTGAAGATGTTACCGAGTTCTTCGACATGGAACACCCCATACTTACCGCAGGCCGCAGCACTAAAAAGGTCAATATGACTATGCCCACATGGATGATACGCGAGCTCGATGCGCAGGCTTCCTCGCTTGCGGTCAGCCGCAATGCGGTCATCAACTTGTGGCTATCCGAGAGACTTCAGAGGGAACAAGAGCGCAGGCGCGAGCTCGTAGCCCACTCGTAACCCGTTAGAAGAGCATGTCTTGGTTGAATTCTTCTGGTGTTTGGCTTAGGGATTGCTTGGTGAAGGAGTCGGGGCCTTCGTCGGATAGGCGGGAGCAGGCGGTTTGGGAGTTGGTTCGCAGTTCGGAGTCTAGGAGGACTGCGTCGGGCGAGACTAGGAAGGCATGCTCGTTGATGCCGTTGAGGTAGAGGCCTTCTAGGGCTTCAACTCGGGAGAGGGCTACGTAGCCCATGCCGGGGGCGAAAGTGCGGCGCAGGTCCATTACAGCGCGATCTAAAGTCATGCCCTGAGACTTGTGAATCGTTATAGCCCAGGCACAGCGCAGGGGAACCTGATTTACTGCTGCCAGCACCGCGTCGCCGTCCATCATCTCCCAAGCTGCGGGCTTCATAGTAACGATATTGCCGTTCTCAAAGGCTACGATGGGCCAGCCGCCCTTGGACTGCGGAGCGAAACCCTGCACAGTGCCGATAGAGCCGTTCACATACTGGTGGTCTTGATCGTTGCGCAGAGCCATCACCGCAGCCCCGGTTTTCAACTCTAAGCGCTCAGGAGCCAGCATATTCTTCT is a window encoding:
- the brnA gene encoding type II toxin-antitoxin system BrnA family antitoxin, whose protein sequence is MRAHKQAITAAEIDRRFDDGEDVTEFFDMEHPILTAGRSTKKVNMTMPTWMIRELDAQASSLAVSRNAVINLWLSERLQREQERRRELVAHS
- a CDS encoding GNAT family N-acetyltransferase, which produces MVDYSHSMSSRTDQESMQLLLSADPSQAAIEAYIGKCELHQFRADNQLTGVLALLPTRPETMEIVNIAVAQDYQQQGLGTHMVRFAQQRAAQLGMKRLEVGTGSTSFAALALYQKCGLRMSWIDRDYFVDRYPEPLTENGIPLRDMVRLSCPIPCATLNE
- a CDS encoding BrnT family toxin, which gives rise to MTNLAKHGIDFEQAQELWDNDIVTFATKPMNDEAQYLNLGIIAGKHWTAITTLRGNRIRIISVRRSRKKGGKYL
- a CDS encoding proline--tRNA ligase encodes the protein MKSTALRMSTLFLRTLREDPADADVDSARLLQRAGYIRKAAPGIWTWLPLGLRVLSKVEAVVREEINGIGAQEVHFPALLPREPFEATHRWEEYGDNIFRLKDRHGADYLLAPTHEEMFTLLVKDMYSSYKDLPVTLYQIQTKYRDEFRPRAGLVRGREFVMKDAYSFTVDEEGLQKAYQDERGAYERIFKKLDLNYVIVHAVSGPMGGSESEEFLAPLAIGEDTFALAPSGKAWNVEALTTPAVERIDCTSTPAMKALDTPDSKTIESLVAQANALHPRENGREWTAADTLKNLIIAVKHAEDDEHDKPWREIVAIGLPGDRQVNMKRLEAQFAPAEIEEANEEDLKAHPEFVKGYIGPMVLGPQAKDADGIEEPVRYLVDAHVAEGSEWITGADQEGMHVFHAVYGRDFKADGMVEAVEVRQGDMSPDGSGPLSFERGVEIGQVFQLGLKYSKALDLKVLDQNGKAVPVWMGCYGIGVSRVLACIAESHHDDKGLAWPAVVAPAQVHVLATGKQAEVFEKAEQLVAALEERGIEVIYDDRPKVSPGVKFKDSELIGVPLVAIVGRDTMSDGTIEIRNRDGSDSVSVSESEAAQTIADRIAGLQ